One segment of Atribacterota bacterium DNA contains the following:
- the dapF gene encoding diaminopimelate epimerase: MEVSFIKMHGIGNDFIIMDFYSRALPEGLNFGEVAKKLCDRHFGIGADGLIVILPSEIYDLRMRIFNSDGSEAQMCGNGIRCFAKFAYENTLTRKNKFSVETLAGEIIPELIFDEQKTGTVKGVRVDMGKPHLMKKDIPMIGNPDRQVINETISLENGQYFRVSCVSMGNPHCIIFTEDVEIFPVTEIGPVMENHHLFPEKTNVEFVQPLNDHEIKLRVWERGVGETMACGTGASAAVVAGVLNKRIKNRAVVYLKGGNLKIEWTNDEHVYMTGPAEAVFSGIISI; encoded by the coding sequence ATGGAAGTTAGTTTTATAAAAATGCATGGAATTGGCAATGACTTTATTATAATGGATTTTTATTCCAGAGCGCTTCCTGAAGGATTAAATTTTGGTGAAGTGGCAAAAAAACTATGTGATCGTCATTTTGGCATAGGAGCTGATGGATTAATTGTAATACTTCCCTCAGAGATATATGATTTGAGGATGAGAATATTTAATTCGGATGGAAGTGAAGCTCAGATGTGCGGAAACGGGATTCGCTGTTTTGCTAAATTTGCCTATGAAAATACACTAACCAGGAAAAACAAATTTTCAGTGGAAACCTTAGCCGGCGAAATTATTCCTGAACTAATCTTTGATGAGCAAAAAACAGGAACAGTGAAAGGTGTTAGGGTCGATATGGGGAAACCTCATTTAATGAAAAAAGATATTCCCATGATTGGAAATCCAGATCGGCAGGTTATTAATGAAACTATTTCTTTAGAAAATGGCCAATATTTTAGGGTAAGCTGTGTTTCTATGGGAAATCCTCATTGTATTATTTTCACTGAAGATGTGGAAATTTTTCCGGTAACTGAAATTGGACCTGTTATGGAAAATCACCATCTTTTTCCTGAAAAAACAAATGTAGAATTTGTTCAACCTTTAAATGATCATGAAATTAAGCTTAGAGTATGGGAAAGGGGGGTTGGTGAAACCATGGCTTGTGGAACAGGAGCCAGTGCTGCTGTAGTAGCAGGGGTACTCAATAAAAGAATAAAAAATAGGGCAGTTGTTTATTTAAAGGGCGGAAATTTGAAAATTGAGTGGACCAATGATGAACATGTATATATGACAGGACCAGCCGAGGCCGTATTTTCCGGTATCATTTCAATATAA
- a CDS encoding LL-diaminopimelate aminotransferase: MRIAKRIEKVPPYLFAEIDKKREAAIKRGIDVINLGIGDPDQSTPVHIIDQLAQSSRDPKTHHYPPYEGTREFRNAVAEWYLKRFRVKLDPQNEIISLIGSKEGIAHVFLAFIDPGDISLIPDPAYPVYKIGTLFANGEPYLMPLLKENSYLPDLDKIDEEVAKKAKLILLNYPNNPTGAVASRDFFAEVVDFALKYDLLVCHDFAYSELAYDGYQAPSFLEVDGAKEVCLEFHSLSKTYNMTGWRIGFAVGNQKAISALAIIKTNIDSGIFKAIQEAGITALTGPQEHIPPLIEMYTERRDVIVEGFNKLGWQLEPPKATFYVWIPTPPGMNSIDFANYVLEKTGIIVAPGVGYGQYGEGHIRIALTVGVPRLKEAIKRLEEANISYI; the protein is encoded by the coding sequence ATGAGGATTGCTAAAAGAATTGAGAAAGTACCGCCCTATCTTTTTGCAGAAATAGATAAAAAAAGAGAAGCAGCCATAAAAAGAGGTATTGATGTAATTAATCTGGGAATTGGTGACCCGGATCAATCCACTCCTGTTCACATTATTGATCAGTTAGCACAAAGTTCTCGTGATCCTAAAACGCATCATTATCCACCTTATGAAGGTACCAGGGAATTTAGAAATGCTGTTGCTGAATGGTATCTGAAGCGGTTTAGAGTGAAACTTGATCCTCAGAATGAGATAATTTCCTTAATAGGCTCCAAAGAGGGAATTGCTCACGTTTTTCTAGCCTTTATTGATCCAGGTGATATAAGTTTGATTCCTGATCCAGCTTATCCAGTGTATAAGATTGGAACACTGTTTGCTAATGGTGAACCTTATCTCATGCCTTTGCTCAAAGAGAATAGTTACCTTCCTGATCTGGATAAGATAGATGAAGAAGTAGCCAAAAAGGCAAAATTAATACTACTAAATTATCCTAATAATCCTACTGGAGCTGTTGCTAGTCGTGATTTTTTTGCTGAAGTAGTAGATTTTGCTCTAAAATATGATTTATTAGTATGTCATGATTTTGCCTATTCAGAATTGGCTTATGATGGTTACCAGGCTCCCAGTTTTTTAGAGGTTGATGGTGCTAAAGAGGTATGTTTGGAGTTTCATTCCCTTTCTAAGACTTATAATATGACAGGTTGGCGAATTGGCTTTGCGGTGGGTAACCAGAAGGCTATTTCTGCTCTTGCCATTATTAAAACTAATATTGATTCTGGTATATTTAAAGCGATTCAGGAAGCTGGAATTACTGCTTTAACCGGTCCTCAGGAACACATTCCTCCATTAATTGAAATGTATACAGAAAGAAGAGATGTTATTGTAGAAGGTTTTAACAAGTTAGGTTGGCAATTGGAACCTCCCAAAGCTACTTTTTATGTTTGGATTCCAACACCTCCAGGAATGAATTCTATCGATTTTGCCAATTATGTTTTAGAAAAGACTGGAATTATTGTTGCTCCTGGTGTGGGATATGGACAATATGGTGAGGGTCATATCAGAATTGCTCTAACGGTAGGGGTGCCGAGACTTAAAGAGGCAATCAAGAGATTAGAAGAAGCAAATATATCATATATTTAG
- the lysA gene encoding diaminopimelate decarboxylase — MTLTLEREIINRKGININDEGKLTFDGCRLEDLALKYSTPSYIFSENIIRENCREYLKAFERCNIDYEVLYAGKAFLVQALARIISEEGLGLDASSGGEIYMALEGGFPAERIYFHGNNKSEEELNFAVERNVGTIIIDNLYELELVDQIAKRLNKKVNIIIRIIPGVDTHTHKKIKTGQVDSKFGMTIRDFLDVFPDIMAKNHLIYQGIHCHIGSQLFNIRFYHLATQEMIETIKSIEQNYKVKTNILNLGGGLGVRYTQKDTPLNISDYVPQLVNKVKEICCLNKLAVPKILIEPGRSIIAEAGITIYRIGAIKEIKGLRKYLIVDGGMADNPRPSLYDAQYEALIVNKFRNKPVETVTIAGKYCESGDILIQNIRLPQAECGDLIVFFTTGAYHYAMSSNYNGFPRPPVILVNNGENGFMVKGETYQYLNQNHVLPQWLNQNRINDTR, encoded by the coding sequence ATGACTCTAACGTTGGAAAGAGAAATAATTAATAGAAAAGGTATCAATATTAATGATGAGGGTAAATTAACCTTTGATGGATGCCGTTTAGAGGATTTGGCATTAAAATATAGTACTCCCAGTTATATTTTTTCAGAAAACATTATTAGAGAAAATTGTCGAGAATATCTAAAAGCCTTTGAAAGATGTAACATTGATTATGAAGTGCTTTATGCTGGTAAAGCTTTTTTAGTTCAGGCTTTAGCACGTATTATAAGTGAAGAAGGCTTGGGCCTTGATGCTTCTTCAGGTGGAGAAATCTATATGGCATTAGAAGGGGGTTTCCCCGCTGAGAGGATTTATTTTCATGGAAATAACAAATCAGAAGAAGAATTAAATTTTGCTGTTGAGAGGAATGTGGGAACAATTATAATTGATAACCTTTATGAACTAGAATTAGTTGATCAGATTGCTAAAAGATTAAATAAGAAAGTAAATATTATAATTAGGATTATTCCAGGAGTTGACACTCATACCCATAAAAAAATTAAAACCGGTCAGGTTGATTCAAAATTTGGAATGACTATTCGTGATTTTCTGGATGTTTTTCCGGACATAATGGCCAAAAATCATCTGATCTACCAGGGAATTCATTGTCATATAGGATCACAACTCTTTAATATTCGGTTTTATCATTTAGCTACTCAAGAAATGATTGAAACGATTAAGTCTATTGAGCAAAATTATAAGGTAAAAACAAATATACTTAATCTGGGTGGAGGATTGGGAGTAAGATACACCCAAAAAGATACACCGCTTAATATTAGTGACTATGTTCCTCAATTAGTAAATAAGGTAAAAGAAATTTGTTGTCTAAATAAATTAGCTGTTCCCAAGATTCTCATTGAACCCGGAAGATCAATCATTGCTGAAGCAGGAATAACTATTTATCGTATTGGAGCAATTAAAGAGATAAAAGGATTGAGAAAATATTTAATAGTTGATGGAGGTATGGCCGATAATCCACGCCCCAGCCTTTATGATGCCCAATATGAGGCTTTAATTGTCAATAAATTTAGGAATAAGCCAGTGGAAACCGTTACGATTGCTGGTAAATATTGTGAGTCAGGTGATATTCTAATTCAGAATATTAGATTACCCCAAGCAGAATGTGGTGATTTAATAGTATTCTTTACTACAGGGGCATATCATTACGCTATGTCCAGCAATTATAATGGCTTCCCTCGACCACCAGTTATTCTTGTTAATAATGGGGAAAATGGGTTTATGGTCAAAGGCGAAACATATCAGTATCTGAATCAAAATCATGTTTTACCACAATGGCTAAATCAGAACAGAATAAATGATACAAGATGA